In Actinoplanes derwentensis, the following proteins share a genomic window:
- a CDS encoding DUF1800 domain-containing protein: MTTPTRRTVLAGSVATAALTVTGLAATASGASAAAPAATGLAATLGSDPIAHLLRRATFGATPASLAQARKLGVAGWLDRQFAPARISDTRCEAILARLPLAGATPAAVRAQSRKENYESFKQLGRATIARAAWSERQLFEQAVAFWSNHLHVTAPSSGIWETRSDYDRTVIREHAFGKFADMLKASARHPAMLTYLDQRSSSRAHPNENYARELMELHTVGLDYAEADVLAAARLLTGMTVGKSGGYVYDASLHATGAVDILGFRHANTGRDGEAAACAFLDHLARHPKTAERIARKLCVRFVADEAPASLVAKLAKVYRDSDTAIAPVLRALFLSPEFAASVGQKARTPFEDTVAAVRALGLGPDKSGVKSLDALYNHLVSAGNAPLRWSTPDGYPDVAAAWASPSAFLARCNLHLNLAAGWYPAQLTRPADLLKSLVPVLPGTYGALVDALATRLIGAKLPAGHTAAVLSVAAKMPTSPLTVKDKALAGVAPYLIALVLDSPSFQLR, encoded by the coding sequence ATGACCACGCCGACCCGCCGTACCGTGCTCGCCGGTTCCGTCGCCACCGCCGCCCTCACCGTCACCGGCCTCGCCGCCACCGCGTCCGGAGCGAGTGCCGCCGCGCCCGCCGCGACCGGTCTGGCGGCGACCCTGGGCAGCGACCCGATCGCCCACCTGCTGCGCCGGGCCACCTTCGGCGCGACGCCGGCGTCGCTCGCTCAAGCGCGCAAGCTGGGGGTCGCGGGCTGGCTGGACCGGCAGTTCGCTCCGGCGCGGATCAGCGACACCCGCTGCGAGGCGATCCTGGCGCGGTTGCCGCTGGCCGGGGCCACCCCGGCGGCGGTACGGGCCCAGTCGCGCAAGGAGAACTACGAGTCGTTCAAGCAGCTAGGCCGGGCCACCATCGCGCGGGCCGCGTGGAGCGAGCGGCAGTTGTTCGAGCAGGCGGTCGCGTTCTGGTCGAACCACCTGCACGTCACCGCGCCGTCCAGCGGCATCTGGGAGACCCGCTCCGACTACGACCGCACCGTCATCCGCGAGCACGCGTTCGGGAAGTTCGCCGACATGCTGAAGGCCAGTGCCCGGCACCCGGCCATGCTCACCTACCTGGACCAGCGCTCGTCCAGCAGGGCGCACCCGAACGAGAACTACGCCCGTGAGCTGATGGAGCTGCACACCGTCGGCCTGGACTACGCCGAGGCCGACGTGCTGGCCGCGGCCCGCCTGCTCACCGGCATGACGGTCGGCAAGTCCGGCGGGTACGTCTACGACGCCTCGCTGCACGCCACCGGCGCCGTCGACATCCTCGGTTTCCGGCACGCGAACACCGGCCGGGACGGCGAGGCCGCCGCATGCGCGTTCCTGGACCACCTGGCCCGGCACCCGAAGACCGCCGAGCGTATCGCCCGCAAGCTGTGTGTCCGGTTCGTCGCCGACGAGGCGCCCGCGTCGCTGGTGGCGAAACTGGCGAAGGTCTACCGGGACAGTGACACCGCGATCGCGCCGGTCCTGCGGGCCCTGTTCCTGTCGCCGGAGTTCGCCGCGTCGGTGGGCCAGAAGGCCCGTACCCCGTTCGAGGACACCGTCGCCGCGGTCCGGGCGCTCGGCCTGGGCCCCGACAAGTCCGGGGTGAAGTCCCTGGACGCCCTCTACAACCACCTGGTGTCGGCCGGGAACGCGCCGTTGCGGTGGAGCACCCCGGACGGCTACCCGGACGTGGCCGCCGCCTGGGCGTCTCCGTCGGCGTTCCTGGCCCGCTGCAACCTGCACCTGAACCTGGCCGCCGGCTGGTACCCGGCGCAGCTGACCCGTCCGGCCGACCTGCTGAAGTCGCTGGTGCCGGTGCTGCCGGGGACGTACGGCGCGCTTGTCGACGCCCTCGCCACCCGGCTGATCGGGGCGAAGCTGCCGGCCGGGCACACCGCCGCGGTGCTCAGTGTCGCCGCGAAGATGCCGACGAGTCCCCTGACCGTCAAGGACAAGGCGCTGGCCGGTGTCGCGCCGTACCTGATCGCCCTGGTCCTCGACTCGCCCTCCTTCCAGCTGAGGTGA
- a CDS encoding ROK family protein, whose translation MDQAETVRTPSSWVVVGLDNGGTCNNATVLDATGQFLVNNLVENPSRVLDGPESAVEALAEAFKNILELTSTPLSLVRAVGLDTPGPASAHGVISSKGATNFNQVSWHGFDIRGALETRLGLPVVYNNDGNAAALYAHYQHFGAVAGENSSVAAIVGTGLGGGVVEAGQVVRGSAGMAGELGHVQIPLHGVLEDDQPVPQCNCGFAGDVESIASLTGIRNNLLPYWLSRFPDHPLAGEPIEKAAKALRGYGEKDDALALAVFGQQAKAIGKLFTIAANFTDPSAYFLGGGVVEAQPHFRQWFLNNVRENTELRDEQKAVATFALVPDRDMAGARGAAVAALAEASAV comes from the coding sequence GTGGATCAGGCTGAAACGGTACGCACTCCGTCCTCCTGGGTCGTCGTGGGACTCGATAACGGCGGCACCTGCAACAACGCCACCGTGCTCGACGCGACCGGGCAGTTCCTCGTCAATAATCTGGTGGAGAATCCGAGTCGTGTCCTCGACGGGCCGGAATCGGCGGTCGAGGCACTGGCCGAGGCGTTCAAGAACATCCTGGAGCTGACCAGCACCCCGCTGTCGCTGGTTCGCGCGGTCGGGCTGGACACGCCCGGCCCGGCCAGCGCGCACGGGGTGATCTCGTCGAAGGGCGCCACCAACTTCAACCAGGTCTCCTGGCACGGCTTCGACATCCGGGGCGCCCTGGAGACCCGGCTCGGCCTGCCGGTGGTCTACAACAACGACGGCAACGCGGCCGCCCTCTATGCCCACTACCAGCACTTCGGTGCGGTCGCCGGGGAGAACTCGTCGGTCGCGGCGATCGTCGGCACCGGCCTCGGCGGTGGTGTGGTGGAGGCCGGGCAGGTGGTCCGCGGGTCGGCCGGGATGGCCGGTGAGCTGGGGCACGTGCAGATCCCGCTGCACGGCGTCCTCGAGGACGACCAGCCGGTCCCACAGTGCAATTGCGGGTTCGCCGGTGACGTGGAGAGCATCGCCTCGCTGACCGGCATCCGCAACAACCTGCTGCCCTACTGGCTGAGCCGTTTCCCGGACCATCCGCTGGCCGGCGAGCCGATCGAGAAGGCGGCCAAGGCGCTGCGCGGTTACGGCGAGAAGGACGACGCCCTCGCGCTCGCCGTCTTCGGCCAGCAGGCCAAGGCCATCGGCAAACTCTTCACCATCGCCGCCAACTTCACCGACCCGTCCGCCTACTTCCTCGGCGGTGGTGTGGTCGAGGCCCAGCCGCATTTCCGGCAGTGGTTCCTCAACAACGTCCGGGAGAACACCGAACTGCGCGACGAACAGAAGGCGGTTGCCACCTTCGCCCTGGTCCCCGACCGGGACATGGCCGGGGCCCGGGGCGCCGCGGTGGCCGCACTGGCCGAAGCGTCCGCGGTCTAG
- a CDS encoding STAS domain-containing protein — MQVSVAHHPPNTAVLVLRGSLDIDTAPALKANLSRLVERPAPRVVVDVSGLDFCDSMGVGVLVTAHGRAAERGGWVRLAAPSGFLRRLFDTLGLSDYLPMFPDVPAALKEDQAS; from the coding sequence ATGCAGGTATCGGTCGCGCATCATCCCCCGAACACGGCCGTCCTGGTCCTGCGCGGATCTCTGGACATCGACACCGCGCCGGCACTCAAGGCCAATCTGAGCCGCCTGGTCGAGCGTCCCGCCCCGCGAGTGGTGGTGGACGTCTCGGGGCTCGACTTCTGTGACTCCATGGGCGTGGGAGTGCTGGTCACCGCGCACGGCCGGGCGGCCGAGCGGGGCGGCTGGGTGCGTCTCGCCGCCCCGTCGGGCTTCCTGCGCCGGCTCTTCGACACCCTGGGCCTCAGCGATTACCTGCCGATGTTCCCGGACGTTCCGGCGGCCCTCAAGGAGGACCAGGCGTCCTAG
- the zwf gene encoding glucose-6-phosphate dehydrogenase — translation MDHAPQLIQERSAPPATLVIFGASGDLTRRKLLPAVDNLARHGRLPDQFALVGVARTPMSDEQFAESALGGRSLLEKRQLAGGVRYVAGGYDDPETYKRLAETLDELDAVRGTSGNRLFYLSTPAGAFEPVINGLAGAGLNQATETSFSRLVIEKPYGRDLATARELDGVVHGAFEEHQVFRIDHYLGKDTVQNVLALRFANSIFQPIWDRSWVDHVQITVAETLGVGTRGGFYEGAGAMRDIVQNHVLQVLALALMEPPASFAAEGLRNEKVKLLQAIRLPGDRDIAEAAVRGQYTRGGTREELMAGYREEVGVDPLSRTETYAAMRLNVDNWRWAGVPFYVRTGKRLPARLTEVALQFQRPPHLPIPTDQLTGLDADALILRIQPDEGISLRFGAKVPGHSFRVRTATMDFSYENTFVEESPEAYERLLLDALIGDASLFIRSDEVQQSWRVVDPIIEHWERDRSPIPSYEAASWGPTDADRLIGRNGRKWRNAP, via the coding sequence ATGGACCACGCACCCCAGCTCATCCAAGAGCGCAGCGCCCCGCCAGCCACCCTGGTGATCTTCGGCGCCTCCGGTGACCTCACCCGGCGCAAGCTGCTTCCCGCGGTGGACAACCTCGCGCGCCACGGCCGCCTGCCGGATCAGTTCGCCCTGGTCGGGGTGGCTCGAACCCCGATGAGCGACGAGCAGTTCGCGGAGAGCGCACTGGGCGGCCGCAGCCTGTTGGAGAAGCGGCAGCTGGCCGGCGGAGTCCGCTACGTCGCCGGTGGCTACGACGACCCGGAGACGTACAAGCGCCTCGCCGAGACCCTCGACGAGCTGGACGCGGTCCGCGGCACCTCGGGCAACCGCCTGTTCTACCTGTCGACCCCGGCGGGTGCCTTCGAGCCGGTGATCAACGGGCTGGCCGGCGCGGGCCTCAACCAGGCGACCGAGACCTCGTTCTCCCGCCTGGTGATCGAGAAGCCGTACGGGCGCGACCTGGCCACCGCCCGCGAGCTGGACGGGGTGGTGCACGGCGCGTTCGAGGAGCACCAGGTCTTCCGCATCGACCACTACCTGGGCAAGGACACCGTCCAGAACGTCCTCGCGCTGCGATTCGCCAACTCGATCTTCCAGCCGATCTGGGACCGGTCCTGGGTCGACCACGTGCAGATCACCGTGGCCGAGACCCTGGGTGTCGGCACCCGTGGCGGCTTCTACGAGGGCGCCGGCGCGATGCGTGACATCGTGCAGAACCACGTGCTCCAGGTGCTCGCCCTGGCCCTGATGGAGCCGCCGGCGTCGTTCGCAGCCGAGGGCCTGCGCAACGAGAAGGTGAAGTTGCTGCAGGCGATCCGCCTGCCCGGTGACCGGGACATCGCCGAGGCCGCCGTCCGCGGTCAGTACACCCGCGGCGGCACCCGTGAGGAGCTGATGGCCGGTTACCGCGAGGAGGTCGGGGTCGACCCGCTGTCGCGCACCGAGACCTACGCGGCCATGCGGCTGAACGTGGACAACTGGCGCTGGGCCGGCGTGCCCTTCTACGTGCGTACCGGCAAGCGCTTGCCCGCTCGTCTGACCGAGGTGGCGCTGCAGTTCCAGCGGCCGCCGCACCTGCCGATCCCGACCGACCAGCTGACCGGCCTGGACGCCGACGCGCTGATCCTGCGGATCCAGCCGGACGAGGGCATCTCGCTGCGGTTCGGCGCCAAGGTGCCCGGCCACTCGTTCCGGGTGCGGACCGCGACGATGGACTTCTCCTACGAGAACACGTTCGTCGAGGAGTCCCCGGAGGCGTACGAGCGGCTGCTCCTGGACGCGCTGATCGGTGACGCGTCGCTGTTCATCCGCAGCGACGAGGTGCAGCAGTCCTGGCGGGTCGTCGACCCGATCATCGAGCACTGGGAGCGGGACCGCTCGCCGATCCCGAGCTACGAGGCGGCGTCCTGGGGCCCGACCGACGCGGACCGGCTGATCGGCCGCAACGGCCGCAAGTGGCGTAACGCGCCCTGA
- a CDS encoding exopolyphosphatase, giving the protein MKYRLVTRSDFDGLVCAVLLRHLEMIDDILFVHPKDVQDGVVDVTDRDILTNLPYDGRASMVFDHHHSETLRNDGDRSNHVIDADAPSAARVIYEHFGGRERFPKVTDELMLAVDQADSADYSLTDVLSPTGWTLLNFLMDSRTGLGRFRNFRISNYQLMMQLIDACIEHNDVNEILALPDVMERAELFHECSTRFVEQLHRVCRVDGDVVIVDLRDEEVIEAGNRFMVYALFPEARVSVHIIWGRQKLNTVFACGKSILDRSSPVDIGEVMLRYDGGGHLAAGTCQVPHDVSDRVEGEIIDALRTERVVSV; this is encoded by the coding sequence GTGAAGTACCGGCTCGTGACCCGTAGTGACTTCGACGGGCTCGTGTGTGCCGTGCTCCTGCGCCATCTCGAAATGATCGACGACATCCTGTTCGTGCATCCGAAGGACGTCCAGGACGGCGTCGTCGACGTGACCGACCGGGACATCCTGACGAACCTGCCGTACGACGGGCGGGCCTCGATGGTCTTCGACCACCACCACTCGGAGACCCTGCGCAACGACGGCGACCGGAGCAACCACGTCATCGACGCGGACGCGCCGTCCGCGGCCCGGGTGATCTACGAACACTTCGGAGGGCGGGAGCGGTTCCCGAAGGTCACCGACGAGCTGATGCTCGCCGTCGATCAGGCCGACTCGGCGGACTACTCGCTCACCGACGTCCTCAGCCCGACCGGCTGGACGTTGCTCAACTTCCTGATGGACAGCCGCACCGGTCTCGGCCGGTTCCGCAACTTCCGGATCTCCAACTATCAGCTGATGATGCAGCTGATCGACGCGTGCATCGAGCACAACGACGTCAACGAGATCCTCGCGCTGCCCGACGTGATGGAGCGGGCCGAGCTGTTCCACGAGTGCTCGACCCGGTTCGTCGAGCAGTTGCACCGGGTCTGCCGGGTGGACGGCGACGTGGTGATCGTCGACCTGCGCGACGAGGAGGTGATCGAGGCGGGCAACCGGTTCATGGTCTACGCGCTCTTCCCGGAGGCCCGGGTCTCGGTGCACATCATCTGGGGACGGCAGAAACTCAACACCGTCTTCGCGTGCGGCAAATCGATCCTGGACCGCTCGTCGCCGGTGGACATCGGTGAGGTGATGCTGCGCTACGACGGCGGCGGTCACCTCGCGGCCGGCACCTGCCAGGTCCCGCACGACGTGTCGGACCGGGTGGAGGGCGAGATCATCGACGCGCTGCGAACCGAGCGCGTGGTCTCGGTCTGA
- a CDS encoding DUF1775 domain-containing protein, giving the protein MTAVTAVGVLSAAAPAMADVTVSPASAPQGSGASLDFHVTNEGTAPITEVTLRIPADTPVAEVYPLSIDDWAPKITYQKLQVPLNTIHGGTPVTEAASAITWIGVNGTTIAPGQSADLRAALGPLPTLSTMRLTVETKYADGSAGPVMPATMTLTPSDGTTPVSHHGGTAETTVSAEDLAFAAILAEAEKGPSWMAVSGWIVAVLALLGAGWAVLRGRHRAEEEPGEPDDKPAGDDPVADDESDKEPVGAGTGSKWAFKG; this is encoded by the coding sequence ATGACCGCTGTGACCGCTGTCGGTGTGCTGTCAGCCGCCGCTCCGGCCATGGCTGACGTGACGGTGAGTCCGGCGAGCGCGCCGCAGGGCAGTGGAGCGAGCTTGGACTTCCATGTGACCAACGAGGGCACCGCCCCGATCACCGAGGTGACACTGCGGATCCCCGCGGACACTCCGGTGGCCGAGGTGTACCCGTTGTCCATCGACGACTGGGCCCCGAAGATCACCTATCAGAAACTGCAGGTCCCGCTGAACACCATCCACGGTGGTACCCCGGTGACCGAGGCAGCGAGCGCGATCACCTGGATCGGGGTGAACGGCACGACGATCGCACCCGGACAGTCCGCCGACCTGCGGGCCGCGCTCGGGCCACTGCCGACGCTGAGCACGATGCGGCTCACGGTGGAGACCAAGTACGCCGACGGCAGCGCCGGTCCGGTCATGCCGGCGACGATGACGCTGACCCCGTCGGACGGCACCACCCCGGTCTCCCACCACGGCGGCACCGCCGAGACCACGGTCAGCGCCGAGGACCTGGCGTTCGCCGCGATCCTCGCCGAGGCGGAGAAGGGCCCGTCCTGGATGGCCGTCTCCGGCTGGATCGTGGCTGTGCTGGCGCTGCTCGGGGCCGGTTGGGCCGTGCTGCGTGGCCGGCACCGGGCCGAGGAGGAGCCGGGCGAGCCCGACGACAAGCCGGCCGGTGACGATCCGGTCGCCGACGACGAGTCCGACAAGGAACCCGTCGGGGCCGGTACCGGCAGCAAGTGGGCTTTCAAGGGATAA
- a CDS encoding RNA-binding S4 domain-containing protein, translating to MRDVPIDSDMIRLGQFLKLADLIETGGEGKILIGSGDVTVNGEVDTRRGRQLHPGDVVEVLGRQARVVS from the coding sequence ATGCGTGACGTGCCCATCGACAGTGACATGATCCGGCTCGGCCAGTTCCTCAAACTGGCGGATCTCATCGAGACCGGCGGCGAGGGCAAGATCCTCATCGGCTCCGGGGACGTGACAGTCAACGGCGAGGTCGACACCCGCCGCGGACGTCAACTTCATCCGGGTGACGTCGTCGAGGTGCTCGGCCGCCAGGCTCGGGTGGTTTCCTGA